A segment of the Pseudoalteromonas piscicida genome:
TGACTGGCATTTGTGGCGGCGCACTAGTAGTACTCAATCTCAACTTGGTGATCCAGATAAGCCATGAAAACGATAAGAAAAAGGACACCGCGATACTGCTGAGTGCTTTTCCACTCGCCTTGGCAATTGGGATCCCTGCTCTATTATTTATCACAGCAAATCAAGGCTGGCAGTTGGGGTTCATGATACTCGGAAGCAGCTTAGCCATTACAGCGCTATTATTTACATTTATTTTTCTCTCAAACATAAAGCAAGCTTCGCAAAGCAGCGATAGCAACCTAAAGCCAGTCAACACATTTCACCCGACCAAAACCCTTAAATATGCTCTATTCATTGCATTTTTTGTGGTGCTAAGTACATTTGCAATTTCAACTCAATTTCCGGTGATGCTAATTACCAACTTAAGCATCTCAAGCTCGATGCTAAGCGCATGCTATTTGTTAAGTGGTGTGTGTTCGTTTACTGCAGTTCAGCTATACGCTCGAAGTAAGCTAAACAATCACACAACCTCATACTTAATTTACTTTCTTAGTGGCTTGATGATATTGACGGTCTTGTTTGGTTTTACGATAAGTTCAGTTATTTTTGCAGCCGGACTTTTTACCCTGTTTGTGATTGCAAGCGCTACCCGCTCTATGATCTTAGTGACAGAACTCATAACCTCACTTCACGCAGAAGAGCGCAGCACCTTTATTAGTATGCAAAATGC
Coding sequences within it:
- a CDS encoding MFS transporter, translating into MFSASMTTLASPKAKFGLCFVIHFLIALDALIIVPFSAEMAISSGISPSNSGLLVSAYAIAAAFTCLWVRGTGNLSKEKYKVFIFLSATTLLTLLTSVLENFYILLFVRALTGICGGALVVLNLNLVIQISHENDKKKDTAILLSAFPLALAIGIPALLFITANQGWQLGFMILGSSLAITALLFTFIFLSNIKQASQSSDSNLKPVNTFHPTKTLKYALFIAFFVVLSTFAISTQFPVMLITNLSISSSMLSACYLLSGVCSFTAVQLYARSKLNNHTTSYLIYFLSGLMILTVLFGFTISSVIFAAGLFTLFVIASATRSMILVTELITSLHAEERSTFISMQNAIQHFAIASGGTIASLLVMPYENHTLNFNVLIVVSTLLIVITVVMWKNFQRKRF